The Polymorphobacter megasporae genome window below encodes:
- a CDS encoding homocysteine S-methyltransferase family protein: protein MIKSTAAARLRDEAAKRVLITDGAFGTMIQSYKLTEADYRGDYDLTDDQKGNNDLLVLTRPDVIDAITRAYFDAGSDIVSTNTFNANTISQGDYNAVHLVREMNLAAARIARTAADDYEAKDGRPRFVAGAVGPTNKTLSLSPDVNDPGYRAVDFDEVKAVYADQAAALLDGGCDFILIETIFDTLNAKAAIVAVMELAEERGTEIPLMISMTITDMSGRNLSGHSVEAFWYTVRHSQPLTIGLNCAFGADLLRPHVQALSPIADALVMVYPNAGLPNDLGEYDEHPHTTGEFIGEWVAQGLVNIVGGCCGSTPAHIAAMAKAVAGKPVRAIPSPAPSLRLAGLDPMVMAEAA, encoded by the coding sequence ATGATCAAGTCCACCGCGGCTGCGCGCCTTCGCGACGAGGCAGCCAAGCGCGTCCTCATCACCGATGGCGCATTTGGCACGATGATCCAATCGTACAAATTGACCGAGGCCGATTATCGCGGCGACTATGACCTGACCGACGACCAGAAGGGCAATAACGACCTGCTCGTGCTGACCCGCCCCGACGTCATCGACGCGATCACGCGTGCCTATTTCGACGCCGGGTCGGACATCGTCTCGACCAACACCTTCAACGCCAACACCATCAGCCAGGGCGATTACAACGCCGTCCATCTGGTCCGCGAAATGAACCTCGCGGCGGCGCGGATCGCGCGCACCGCTGCCGACGATTACGAAGCCAAGGATGGCCGCCCGCGCTTCGTCGCCGGGGCGGTCGGGCCGACCAACAAGACGCTGTCGCTATCCCCCGACGTCAATGATCCGGGCTATCGCGCGGTCGACTTCGACGAGGTTAAGGCAGTTTACGCCGACCAGGCGGCGGCGCTGCTCGACGGCGGCTGCGACTTCATTTTGATCGAGACGATCTTCGACACGCTCAACGCCAAGGCGGCGATCGTCGCGGTGATGGAGCTTGCCGAGGAACGCGGTACCGAGATTCCGCTGATGATCTCGATGACGATCACCGACATGTCGGGGCGCAACCTGTCGGGCCATTCGGTCGAGGCGTTCTGGTACACCGTCCGCCATTCGCAGCCGCTGACGATCGGCCTCAACTGTGCATTCGGTGCCGACCTGCTCCGCCCGCACGTCCAGGCGCTCAGCCCGATCGCCGACGCCTTGGTCATGGTCTACCCGAACGCCGGGCTTCCCAATGACCTCGGCGAATATGACGAGCACCCGCACACGACCGGCGAGTTCATCGGCGAATGGGTCGCGCAGGGGCTGGTCAACATCGTCGGCGGCTGCTGCGGCTCGACGCCCGCGCACATCGCCGCGATGGCGAAGGCCGTCGCGGGCAAGCCGGTTCGCGCAATCCCGAGTCCTGCGCCGTCGCTGCGTCTGGCAGGGCTCGACCCGATGGTCATGGCAGAGGCAGCATAG
- a CDS encoding ArsR/SmtB family transcription factor, with product MNSSLPIFRALADPTRLRIVLLVRHIELAVGELAAVLCQSQPRVSRHLKILADAGLLNRAKEGAWVFVRLGDAARVGPALAMLDALGESAAADLVRLADVRNERAAAATAYFAAHAADWDGIRSLHAADCDVEGAIVDLLVDRPVGRLLDIGTGTGRMIELLGPGAVSAIGVDRSPEMLRLARGKIEAAGLGHAEVRHADMYDLPRADGSADTVVIHQVLHYAATPERVIGEAARVLGDDGRLLVVDFAPHDREELRARHAHARLGFDDAQIGGWLHGAGLAVTRTAHVTTPGFPLTVSLWLGERTPQAERRAA from the coding sequence ATGAATTCTTCGCTGCCGATCTTTCGCGCGCTCGCCGATCCGACCCGGCTGCGAATCGTGCTGCTCGTGCGCCACATCGAACTCGCGGTCGGCGAATTAGCTGCTGTCCTGTGCCAGAGCCAGCCGCGGGTTTCGCGTCACCTCAAGATTCTGGCCGATGCCGGCCTGCTCAACCGCGCCAAGGAAGGCGCGTGGGTATTCGTGCGGCTCGGTGACGCGGCCCGCGTCGGCCCGGCGCTGGCGATGCTCGACGCGCTCGGCGAGTCGGCGGCGGCCGACCTCGTGCGGTTGGCCGATGTCCGCAACGAGCGCGCCGCCGCCGCAACAGCGTATTTCGCAGCGCACGCCGCCGACTGGGACGGCATCCGTTCGCTCCACGCGGCCGACTGCGACGTCGAGGGCGCGATCGTCGACCTGCTGGTCGATCGCCCGGTCGGACGGCTGCTCGACATCGGCACCGGCACCGGGCGTATGATCGAGCTGCTCGGTCCTGGCGCGGTCTCGGCGATCGGCGTCGACCGCTCGCCCGAGATGCTCCGGCTTGCACGCGGCAAGATCGAGGCGGCGGGACTTGGCCATGCCGAAGTCCGCCACGCCGACATGTACGACCTGCCGCGCGCCGACGGCAGCGCCGATACCGTCGTCATCCACCAAGTCCTCCACTACGCGGCGACCCCCGAGCGCGTTATCGGCGAAGCGGCGCGGGTGCTCGGCGACGATGGACGGCTGCTCGTGGTCGACTTCGCGCCGCACGACCGCGAGGAGCTTCGCGCCCGTCACGCCCATGCCCGGCTCGGCTTCGACGATGCCCAGATCGGCGGCTGGCTCCACGGGGCCGGGCTCGCCGTAACGCGCACTGCGCATGTCACCACCCCCGGATTTCCGCTGACCGTCAGCCTGTGGCTTGGCGAACGAACCCCCCAAGCTGAAAGGCGCGCCGCATGA
- a CDS encoding MlaA family lipoprotein: protein MRHFAVERVCTIERIVAAALLVAVGACATPHPGSMAEAYRDPYEKTNRKLYAINKKLDHYALLPAAHVYRAVVPGAARHGVTNGFNNLGEPVSFINAVLQGKIKQAFRTVDRFMLNTVLGVGGLADVATDLGRPEEKEDFGQTFAVWGIKSGPYLMLPFFGPSTLRDGVGLGVEFAVDPVPYIRNAVIDWKFYYSVAEFGLKAVDLRSQLIDAGADGLLAGSLDEYATVRSAYLQHRQSQIYDGNPPDEDDMTPADAPLAPGGTRQPDSSTPQPPSAVPTTPVPSATDQPTAADKPAGDATTPPAATSADAPKAP, encoded by the coding sequence ATGCGCCATTTCGCCGTCGAACGAGTCTGCACCATCGAACGCATCGTCGCCGCTGCCCTGCTTGTCGCGGTCGGCGCCTGCGCGACACCGCACCCGGGCAGCATGGCCGAGGCGTATCGCGACCCGTACGAGAAGACCAATCGCAAGCTGTATGCGATCAACAAGAAGCTCGATCACTATGCGCTGCTCCCCGCGGCGCATGTGTATCGCGCGGTCGTTCCCGGCGCGGCGCGCCACGGCGTGACCAACGGGTTCAACAATCTCGGCGAACCGGTGTCGTTCATCAACGCGGTGCTCCAGGGCAAGATCAAGCAGGCGTTCCGCACCGTCGACCGCTTCATGCTCAACACGGTGCTGGGGGTCGGCGGGCTCGCCGACGTCGCGACCGATCTTGGTCGTCCCGAGGAAAAAGAGGATTTCGGCCAGACATTCGCCGTGTGGGGGATCAAGTCGGGTCCGTACCTGATGCTTCCGTTCTTCGGCCCATCGACGCTGCGCGACGGCGTCGGGCTTGGTGTCGAGTTCGCGGTCGATCCGGTGCCGTATATCCGCAACGCCGTGATCGACTGGAAATTCTATTACTCGGTCGCCGAGTTCGGGCTGAAGGCGGTCGACCTGCGGTCGCAGCTGATCGACGCCGGTGCCGACGGGCTGCTCGCGGGCAGCCTCGACGAATATGCGACGGTGCGGTCGGCGTATCTCCAGCATCGCCAGTCGCAGATCTACGACGGCAATCCGCCCGACGAGGACGATATGACCCCAGCCGATGCGCCGCTCGCGCCAGGCGGCACGCGCCAGCCGGACTCGTCGACGCCGCAGCCCCCGTCGGCGGTGCCGACGACCCCGGTGCCGAGCGCGACCGACCAGCCGACGGCGGCCGACAAGCCCGCGGGCGACGCGACAACGCCGCCTGCCGCGACTTCAGCCGACGCGCCCAAGGCGCCGTGA
- a CDS encoding M24 family metallopeptidase, with translation MRRKVLTGLAVCAMALADTIAAAAAPPVLPLREQAAVIDADLKTRLDTIVPRLMREQHADMWVLVAREYAEDPVVATMLDARSLHARRRTILIFFDPGGGKPLERLTVSRYGLAGLFAPVWDPSKEPDQWRAFAAIVAARNPHKIVVDVSPLTAFGDGLTHSQYEALAGSLSPALRSRIVESEALAVGWLETRSPDQLARYPGIVAIAHSIIAEAFSRKVITPGVTTTEDVQWWMRERIRTLGFDTWFHPSIDSFRKGAPEPLEGATVIEPGDMLWCDFGITYLRLNTDTQQLAYVLRPGETAAPAGLRAGLAAANKLQDMLTSRFRLGVTGNTLLAETRADAISKGLKPSIYSHPLGYHGHAAGSSIGYWDNQGPSPTGEHPLVADTAFSIELNTEAAVPEWGGQTIPFRLEEDGWFDGKAFHWLDGRETEFYLIR, from the coding sequence ATGCGACGTAAGGTTTTGACTGGCTTGGCAGTGTGCGCGATGGCGCTGGCCGATACGATCGCTGCCGCTGCCGCTCCGCCGGTCCTCCCGTTGCGCGAGCAGGCCGCCGTGATCGACGCCGACCTCAAGACCCGCCTCGACACGATCGTGCCGCGCCTGATGCGCGAGCAGCACGCCGACATGTGGGTGCTCGTCGCGCGCGAATATGCCGAGGATCCGGTCGTCGCGACGATGCTCGACGCGCGCAGCCTGCACGCGCGGCGACGGACGATCCTGATCTTCTTCGATCCCGGCGGCGGCAAGCCGCTCGAACGCCTGACGGTCAGCCGCTACGGTCTCGCCGGACTGTTCGCTCCGGTTTGGGACCCATCGAAGGAGCCCGACCAGTGGCGCGCCTTCGCCGCGATCGTCGCAGCGCGAAACCCGCACAAGATCGTCGTCGACGTGTCACCGCTGACGGCGTTCGGCGACGGGCTGACGCATTCGCAATACGAAGCGCTCGCCGGGTCGCTCTCGCCAGCGCTCCGCAGCCGGATCGTCGAAAGCGAGGCGCTGGCGGTCGGCTGGCTCGAAACGCGCAGCCCCGACCAGCTCGCGCGCTATCCGGGCATCGTCGCGATCGCGCATTCGATCATCGCCGAGGCGTTCTCACGCAAGGTCATCACCCCCGGCGTGACGACGACCGAGGACGTCCAGTGGTGGATGCGCGAGCGGATCCGCACGCTCGGCTTCGACACGTGGTTCCACCCCTCGATCGATTCGTTCCGCAAGGGTGCGCCAGAGCCGCTGGAGGGCGCGACGGTGATCGAGCCGGGCGACATGCTGTGGTGCGACTTTGGCATCACCTACCTCCGTCTCAACACCGATACCCAGCAGCTTGCCTATGTCCTGCGTCCCGGCGAGACCGCCGCACCGGCGGGATTGCGCGCGGGGCTCGCAGCGGCGAACAAGCTTCAGGACATGCTGACCTCGCGGTTCCGCCTCGGCGTGACGGGCAACACGCTCCTCGCGGAGACGCGCGCGGATGCCATCAGCAAAGGCCTGAAGCCCTCGATCTATTCGCACCCGCTCGGCTATCACGGCCATGCGGCGGGGTCGTCGATCGGGTATTGGGACAATCAGGGGCCGAGCCCGACCGGCGAGCATCCGCTCGTTGCCGACACCGCGTTCTCGATCGAGCTCAATACCGAGGCGGCGGTGCCCGAGTGGGGCGGGCAGACCATCCCGTTCCGCCTCGAGGAAGACGGCTGGTTCGACGGGAAAGCCTTCCACTGGCTCGATGGCCGCGAGACCGAATTCTATCTGATCCGCTGA
- the metH gene encoding methionine synthase — MATAFKLDDDAPAPSRATFVNIGERTNVTGSAAFKKLIMGGDYTAAVEVARSQVENGAQIIDVNMDEGLLDAEVAMTTFLKLIAAEPDIARVPVMIDSSKWAVIEAGLRCVSGKPIVNSISMKEGVEPFLAAARKCRMYGAAAVVMAFDEQGQADTAARKVEICGRAYDLLVADGFPADEIIFDPNIFAVATGIEEHDNYGVDFIEACRAIKLRCPHARISGGVSNMSFSFRGNEPVRRAMHSVFLYYAIAAGLDMGIVNAGQLDVYDTIDPELRDACEDVILNRPARVPGLTNTERLVELADKFKGGVQAEKATEEWRGWPVAKRLEHALVKGLDAYVVDDTEEARLLATRPIDVIEGPLMAGMNVVGDLFGAGKMFLPQVVKSARVMKKAVAHLLPYIEAEKSEGASSKGRIVMATVKGDVHDIGKNIVGVVLQCNNFEVVDLGVMVPWSTILKAANDHNADMIGLSGLITPSLDEMVTVAAEMQRAGMTMPLLIGGATTSRVHTALRIAPAYKGPTIHVLDASRAVGVAGAMVSETIKDELVQRTSDEYEAIRVARANKGDSKLVPLAVARANAYRADFAKHPPVKPATTSSILADYPLENLIPYIDWVPFFRAWELAGNYPAILTDPVVGEAATSLFADAQAMLEQIVREKWLTANGVVGFWPARRDGDDVLLFTDETRTTVRSRVPFLRQQVEKREGRPNSCLADFVSDGDDWLGGFAVTAGQGIEPHLARFKANHDDYNDILLKALADRLAEAFAEHLHERVRKEYWGYAPLEQLSPEDLVREKYAGIRPAPGYPACPDHSVKPELFELLGATNATGITLTESFAMLPTAAVSGYYFASPEASYFGVARVGKDQVADYARRRGVDVEQAETWLRPNLDG; from the coding sequence GTGGCAACCGCGTTCAAGCTCGACGACGACGCCCCGGCACCGTCGCGCGCGACCTTCGTCAACATCGGCGAGCGGACCAACGTCACCGGCTCGGCGGCGTTCAAGAAGCTGATCATGGGCGGCGACTATACCGCCGCAGTCGAAGTCGCGCGCAGCCAGGTCGAGAACGGCGCGCAGATCATCGACGTCAACATGGACGAAGGCCTCCTCGATGCCGAGGTGGCGATGACCACCTTCCTCAAGCTGATCGCCGCCGAGCCCGATATCGCCCGCGTGCCGGTGATGATCGACAGCTCGAAATGGGCGGTGATCGAGGCGGGCCTGCGCTGCGTCTCGGGCAAGCCGATCGTCAATTCGATCAGCATGAAGGAAGGCGTCGAGCCGTTCCTCGCCGCCGCGCGCAAGTGCCGGATGTACGGTGCCGCTGCGGTCGTCATGGCGTTCGACGAGCAGGGGCAGGCCGACACCGCCGCGCGTAAGGTCGAAATCTGCGGCCGGGCGTACGACCTGCTCGTCGCCGACGGCTTCCCCGCCGACGAGATCATCTTCGATCCCAACATCTTCGCCGTCGCGACGGGGATCGAGGAGCACGACAATTACGGTGTCGACTTCATCGAGGCGTGCCGCGCGATCAAGCTCCGCTGCCCGCACGCGCGCATCTCGGGCGGCGTGTCGAACATGTCGTTCAGCTTCCGCGGCAACGAGCCGGTCCGCCGCGCGATGCACTCGGTCTTCCTGTATTACGCGATCGCGGCGGGGCTCGACATGGGCATCGTCAACGCCGGGCAGCTCGATGTCTACGACACGATCGACCCCGAGCTTCGCGACGCGTGCGAGGATGTCATCCTCAACCGCCCGGCGCGCGTTCCCGGCCTGACCAACACCGAGCGGCTGGTCGAGCTCGCCGACAAGTTCAAGGGCGGCGTCCAGGCCGAAAAGGCGACCGAGGAATGGCGCGGCTGGCCGGTCGCCAAGCGGCTTGAACACGCGCTGGTCAAAGGCCTCGACGCCTATGTTGTCGACGATACCGAGGAAGCGCGGCTACTCGCGACGCGCCCGATCGACGTCATCGAGGGCCCGCTGATGGCGGGGATGAACGTCGTCGGCGACCTGTTCGGCGCGGGCAAGATGTTCCTGCCGCAGGTGGTCAAGTCGGCACGCGTGATGAAGAAGGCGGTCGCGCACCTCCTCCCGTACATCGAGGCGGAGAAGTCGGAGGGCGCGTCGTCGAAGGGCCGGATCGTCATGGCGACGGTCAAGGGCGACGTCCACGACATCGGCAAGAACATCGTCGGCGTCGTCCTCCAGTGCAATAATTTCGAGGTCGTCGACCTCGGCGTGATGGTGCCGTGGTCGACGATCCTGAAAGCCGCGAACGACCATAACGCCGACATGATCGGCTTGAGCGGGCTGATCACGCCGTCGCTCGACGAGATGGTCACCGTCGCCGCCGAGATGCAGCGCGCGGGGATGACGATGCCGCTACTGATCGGCGGCGCGACGACCAGCCGTGTCCACACCGCGCTCCGCATTGCGCCGGCGTACAAGGGCCCTACGATCCACGTCCTCGACGCGAGCCGCGCGGTTGGCGTCGCCGGCGCGATGGTCAGCGAGACAATCAAGGACGAACTCGTCCAGCGCACCAGCGACGAATACGAGGCGATCCGTGTCGCCCGCGCGAACAAGGGCGATTCGAAGCTCGTGCCGCTCGCGGTTGCGCGCGCCAATGCCTACCGCGCCGACTTCGCCAAGCACCCGCCGGTCAAGCCCGCGACGACGAGCTCGATCCTCGCCGACTATCCGCTCGAGAACCTGATCCCGTACATCGACTGGGTGCCGTTTTTCCGCGCGTGGGAGCTGGCGGGCAACTACCCCGCGATCCTCACCGACCCGGTCGTCGGCGAGGCGGCGACGTCGCTGTTCGCCGACGCGCAGGCGATGCTCGAACAGATCGTCCGCGAGAAGTGGTTGACCGCGAACGGCGTCGTCGGCTTCTGGCCTGCGCGCCGCGACGGCGACGACGTCCTGCTGTTCACCGACGAGACCCGCACCACCGTCCGGTCGCGCGTGCCCTTCCTCCGCCAGCAGGTCGAGAAGCGCGAGGGCCGCCCGAATTCGTGCCTCGCCGACTTCGTCAGCGACGGCGACGACTGGCTCGGCGGCTTTGCGGTGACGGCGGGGCAGGGGATCGAGCCCCACCTCGCGCGCTTCAAGGCGAACCACGACGACTATAACGACATCCTGCTCAAGGCGCTCGCCGACCGGTTGGCCGAGGCGTTCGCCGAACACCTCCACGAGCGCGTCCGTAAGGAATATTGGGGGTACGCCCCGCTCGAACAGCTCAGTCCCGAGGACCTCGTCCGCGAGAAATACGCCGGCATCCGTCCGGCGCCCGGCTACCCGGCGTGCCCCGACCACAGCGTCAAGCCCGAGCTGTTCGAGCTGCTGGGCGCGACCAATGCGACCGGCATCACCCTGACCGAAAGCTTCGCGATGCTGCCGACCGCGGCGGTCAGCGGCTATTATTTCGCATCGCCTGAGGCCAGCTACTTCGGCGTCGCGCGCGTCGGCAAGGACCAGGTCGCCGACTATGCCCGGCGGCGCGGGGTCGATGTCGAGCAGGCGGAGACGTGGCTGCGACCGAACCTCGATGGCTGA
- the metF gene encoding methylenetetrahydrofolate reductase: protein MSLSLSQMAEAGLALNAPLYADVPGDIAVSFEFFPPKTEAMERTLWESVEALTPLAPSFVSVTYGAGGTTRERTHATVARIARETPLKAAAHLTCVDASRDEIDAVARDYWEAGVRHIVALRGDPPRAGEKFTAHPDGYASAAELVAGLKRVADFEISVSAYPEMHPDARSPTDDIDNLKRKLDAGATRSITQFFFEPDTYFRFRDAAAAAGITAPIVPGILPVSNFAMLSKMAGSCNTAVPPWLARLFNGLDDKPATRQLVAATVAAELCRRLYAGGVRDLHFYTLNRAELSYAICHMLGLRPVEAAAIPQELAA, encoded by the coding sequence ATGAGCCTGTCGCTTTCACAAATGGCCGAGGCCGGACTCGCGCTTAATGCGCCGCTCTATGCCGATGTGCCGGGCGACATTGCAGTGTCGTTCGAGTTCTTCCCGCCGAAGACCGAAGCGATGGAGCGGACGTTGTGGGAGTCGGTGGAGGCGTTGACCCCGCTCGCACCGAGCTTCGTCTCGGTGACCTATGGCGCGGGCGGGACGACGCGCGAACGGACCCACGCCACCGTCGCCCGCATCGCCCGCGAGACGCCGCTCAAGGCCGCCGCGCACCTGACTTGCGTCGATGCCTCGCGCGATGAGATCGACGCGGTCGCGCGCGATTACTGGGAGGCGGGGGTTCGCCACATCGTCGCGCTCCGCGGCGACCCGCCGCGCGCTGGCGAGAAGTTCACAGCGCACCCCGACGGCTACGCCAGCGCCGCCGAGCTCGTCGCCGGATTGAAGCGCGTCGCCGACTTCGAGATCTCGGTCTCGGCTTATCCCGAAATGCACCCCGACGCGCGCTCGCCGACCGACGACATCGATAACCTCAAGCGCAAGCTCGACGCTGGGGCGACACGGTCGATCACCCAGTTCTTCTTCGAACCCGACACGTATTTCCGCTTCCGCGATGCCGCCGCCGCCGCTGGCATCACCGCGCCGATCGTCCCGGGCATCCTGCCGGTGAGCAACTTCGCGATGCTGAGCAAGATGGCGGGCAGCTGCAACACCGCGGTTCCGCCGTGGCTCGCGCGGCTGTTCAACGGCCTCGACGACAAGCCCGCGACGCGGCAGCTCGTGGCGGCGACCGTCGCCGCCGAACTCTGCCGCCGCCTGTACGCAGGCGGGGTCCGCGATCTTCATTTCTACACGCTCAACCGCGCCGAGCTGAGCTACGCGATCTGCCACATGCTTGGCCTGCGCCCGGTCGAGGCCGCCGCTATCCCTCAGGAACTCGCAGCATGA
- the groL gene encoding chaperonin GroEL (60 kDa chaperone family; promotes refolding of misfolded polypeptides especially under stressful conditions; forms two stacked rings of heptamers to form a barrel-shaped 14mer; ends can be capped by GroES; misfolded proteins enter the barrel where they are refolded when GroES binds) — protein MAAKDVRFSRDARERILRGVDILADAVKVTLGPKGRNVVIEKSFGAPRITKDGVTVAKEIELKDRFENLGAQMVREVASKTNDKAGDGTTTATVLAQAIVREGMKSVSAGMNPMDLKRGIDMAVTAVVADLKARSKDVAGTAEIAQVGTISANGETEIGEMIAKAMEKVGKEGVITVEEAKGMASELDVVEGMQFDRGYLSPYFITNPEKMTVELDNPYILIHEKKLSNLQALLPVLEAVVQSSRPLLIIAEDVEGEALATLVVNKLRGGLKVAAVKAPGFGDRRKAMLEDIAILTAGQMISEDLGIKLENVTLAMLGQAKRVTIDKDNSTVIDGAGDAEAIKGRVEQIRAQIEITTSDYDKEKLQERLAKLAGGVAVLKVGGSTEVEVKERKDRVDDALHATRAAVEEGVVPGGGTALLYATKALEGMKGANDDQTRGIDIIRKALFAPVRQIAQNAGHDGAVISGKLLDGDDQNIGFNAQTDTYENLLVSGVIDPTKVVRTALQDAASVASLLITTEAAITDQPADDKSGGMGGGMGGGGMGGMGGMDF, from the coding sequence ATGGCAGCGAAAGATGTCCGCTTTTCGCGCGACGCTCGTGAACGCATTCTCCGCGGCGTCGACATTCTCGCCGATGCAGTGAAGGTGACGCTCGGTCCCAAGGGCCGCAACGTCGTCATCGAAAAGAGCTTCGGCGCCCCGCGCATCACCAAGGACGGCGTCACCGTCGCCAAGGAAATCGAGCTCAAGGACCGCTTCGAGAACCTCGGCGCGCAGATGGTCCGTGAAGTCGCTTCGAAGACCAACGACAAGGCCGGTGACGGCACCACCACCGCGACCGTCCTCGCTCAGGCGATCGTTCGCGAGGGCATGAAGTCGGTCTCGGCCGGCATGAACCCGATGGACCTCAAGCGCGGCATCGACATGGCGGTTACCGCCGTCGTCGCCGACCTCAAGGCGCGCTCGAAGGATGTCGCCGGCACCGCCGAAATCGCCCAGGTCGGTACGATCTCGGCAAACGGCGAGACCGAAATCGGCGAGATGATCGCCAAGGCGATGGAAAAGGTCGGCAAGGAAGGCGTCATCACCGTCGAGGAAGCCAAGGGTATGGCCTCCGAGCTCGATGTCGTCGAAGGCATGCAGTTCGACCGCGGCTACCTCAGCCCGTACTTCATCACCAACCCCGAGAAGATGACGGTCGAACTCGACAACCCGTACATCCTCATCCACGAGAAGAAGCTATCGAACCTGCAGGCGCTGCTCCCGGTCCTCGAGGCCGTCGTCCAGTCGTCGCGTCCGCTTCTGATCATCGCCGAGGACGTCGAGGGCGAGGCTCTGGCCACGCTCGTCGTCAACAAGCTGCGCGGCGGCCTCAAGGTTGCTGCCGTCAAGGCTCCCGGCTTCGGTGATCGCCGCAAGGCGATGCTCGAGGACATCGCGATCCTGACCGCCGGTCAGATGATCTCGGAAGACCTCGGCATCAAGCTCGAGAACGTCACGCTGGCGATGCTCGGTCAGGCCAAGCGCGTCACGATCGACAAGGACAATTCGACCGTCATCGACGGCGCGGGTGATGCCGAAGCGATCAAGGGCCGCGTCGAGCAGATCCGTGCGCAGATCGAGATCACGACCTCGGACTACGACAAGGAGAAGCTCCAGGAGCGTCTCGCCAAGCTTGCGGGCGGCGTCGCCGTTCTCAAGGTCGGCGGCTCGACCGAAGTCGAAGTCAAGGAGCGCAAGGACCGCGTCGACGACGCCCTCCACGCGACCCGCGCTGCGGTCGAAGAAGGCGTTGTCCCCGGTGGCGGCACCGCGCTGCTCTACGCGACGAAGGCGCTCGAGGGCATGAAGGGTGCCAACGACGACCAGACCCGCGGCATCGACATCATCCGCAAGGCGCTGTTCGCGCCGGTTCGCCAGATCGCCCAGAATGCCGGGCATGACGGCGCGGTGATTTCGGGCAAGCTGCTCGATGGCGACGATCAGAACATCGGCTTCAACGCGCAGACCGACACCTACGAGAACCTGCTGGTCAGCGGCGTGATCGACCCGACCAAGGTCGTCCGCACCGCGCTTCAGGATGCGGCGTCGGTTGCCTCGCTGCTGATCACCACCGAAGCTGCGATCACCGACCAGCCGGCCGACGACAAGTCGGGCGGAATGGGCGGCGGCATGGGCGGCGGCGGAATGGGCGGCATGGGCGGGATGGACTTCTAG
- the groES gene encoding co-chaperone GroES, producing MKFTPLHDRVLVRRIEAEEKTAGGIIIPDTAKEKPQEGEVVSAGSGGRRDDGGITPMDVKAGDKILFGKWSGTEVKVDGEDLLIMKESDILGIIG from the coding sequence CGCGTGCTCGTCCGTCGTATCGAAGCCGAGGAAAAGACCGCGGGCGGGATCATCATTCCCGACACCGCCAAGGAAAAGCCCCAGGAAGGTGAAGTCGTCTCCGCCGGTTCCGGTGGCCGTCGCGACGACGGCGGCATCACGCCGATGGACGTCAAGGCCGGCGACAAGATCCTGTTCGGCAAGTGGTCGGGCACCGAGGTCAAGGTCGACGGCGAAGACCTGCTCATCATGAAGGAAAGCGATATCTTAGGGATCATCGGTTAA